In Pseudomonas grandcourensis, the DNA window GCGGTCGCCGGGTCCTGGGCCACGTAACCGATCAGGCTGCCCCGAGCCCGGCGCAGGTCTTCACCCTCCAGCGTCAGCAGCGATTGACCGGACACTTCGACTTCCCCGTCGACGATCCGCGCACCCCTTCGGGCATGGGCCAGCAAGGCAGTGGCCAGGGTGGTCTTGCCGGAACCAGACTCCCCGACCAATCCAAGAATTTCTCCGCGTTCAAGACTGAAGGTCACGCCGGACAGCACATCGATCCGTCCCGGCAACTCAACTCGCAGATCCCGAACCTGCAACACGTGCGCAGTCAGCGCAGGGGGGCGGGACTCGATCCCGGCAATGGCGTTCATGGCTGTTTTTCTCCGATCCTGGAACTGCTGCGACCGACGCCCTCGGCCAGAATGTTGGTGCCATAGGCAAAGATGCCAATCAGGATTGCCGGCGCCAACACCGCCCAAGGCTGAACCAGCAACCCCGCCTGGTTCTCGTTGATCATCAACCCCCAATCAGCGGTCGGCGGCGCTACGCCGTAACCGAGAAAACTCAGGCCCGAGAGCATGCCCACGCCCCAGGTCAGCATGTTGCCGAAGTGCACCAGCAGCGGTGTGAGGATGTTCGGCAGGATTTCCTTGAACAGAATCCGCCGCCTTGAATAGCCCATCATCTGCGCGGCCTCGACGAACTCCTGCCCGGCCACCGCCACCGCGCTGCCACGGGCCAGACGAATCACTCCCGGAGTGAACGCGATGGACACGGTCAGCACGATCAGCCAGGGCGCGCGACCCAGCATGGAGACGATCAACAACACCAGAATCAGGTCGGGAAAAGCCAGCGATACGTCCGCCAGCCAAGTGATCATTTGATCCAGGCGCCGCCGGGAAAATCCCGCCAACAGGCCTAAAGTGCTGCCCGCCAACAGTGCGATCGAAGCCGCCGCCACTGACATCCACAGCACCGACACGCCGCCACTGAGCAAGCGCGACAACACGTCATGCCCGAGAAAGTCATAACCCAGCAACGCCACACCCACGGGCGCGCCATACACCGAACCGACCATTTCCGTCGGGCTGTGAGGTGCCAGCCACGGGCCAAGCAGAGCCAGCAGCACCACCGCGAGGGTGATCAGCGCGCCCTTGCGGGTTTGCGGTTGCGCCAGCCATGGCTGCCAGCGCGAAAATCGGGAGTCAGTCATGCATCACCTCTCAAGGCGCCTTGGGTTGGGAGCGTCGCCACCAGGGCTGGATGCCCCGACGGTTGCGCCGGATCATGGTCACCCGGCGGGCGGTGCGCAGTTTCGGCGTCAGCAGCACTGTCAGCAGATCGGCCAACAGGTTGATCAGCACCACGCCCAGCGTGATCGACAGAACGATGGCCTGAACCATCGGCAAATCACGCATCTGGATCGCCGAGTTCAGTGAGGTACCAATGCCCGGGTAACTGAAAATCACCTCCGCGAGCAGCGCCCCACCAATCAGGGTGCGCAAGGTCAAGGCCACGCCCTGGATCGCGGGTATGAGCGCGTTGGGCAACGTGTGGTGCCAGACGATTCGCCACTCGGCAATACCCCGCAACCTGGCGGCGACGACGTAATCGGATTCCAGCGCTTCGATCATCGACGCTCGCACCATGCGCGTCAGGTACGGCAGGGCTGACAGACTCAGGGCCAGCACCGGCAGCACCAGAAACTGCAACTGGCGCAGCAGCGACTTGTCCGGATCGAAAATCGACACTGCCGGCAGCACGTCCATATGGGGCATGGAAAACAACAGGACCAGGCCGATGGCCAGGAGAAAACCCGGCGTGGCCTTGAGGAAAATCAACAGCGACAGGCTCCAGCGATCAAGGCGACTGTCACGGCGCAAGGCCAGCGACACACCGAGCAGCAACGCCGCTGGCACCACCACGGCAATCACCCCTGCCAACAGCGCCAGCGTATAGCCAAAACGGCCGAACAGAATGCCGCCAACCGGTGCGTTGGAATCGAGCGACACACCCAACTCCCCACTCAGCGCGTGCCCGAGCCAGCGCAGGTATTGCTCCAGAATCGGCCGATCCAGGCCCAACTGCCGTTGCAGGGTGAGAATGCTTTCCAGCGGTGCATCGGGCCCCAGGATCACCCTTGCAGGGTCCGAGGGCAGTGCCTGGGTCGCAATGAACACCACCAGGCTGATCACCCACGCCGTCAGCAGGCCATAGCCCAAACGCCCGATGAACCACGACAGCCAGGCCGGTGTGCGTGGGGGTTTGCAGGACGGATCAGGCATGGTTCACCCACATTTCATCGAAACGCCAGGAGGCAAACGTCGTCTGTTCAGGTGCAAGTCCACCGACCCGCACGGAAGCAGCGTCCAGCACGTCGTTGAAGCCCCAGATCAGCAGCCCGCCACGGTCGTGTTGAATGCCTTGCGCTTCATGCACCAGTACCCTGCGCTGTTCCAGATCGGGCTGCGCCAGGGCCTGTCGGTACAACGAGCTGAAGCGCTCATCATGGAAATTGCTGCGGTTGTAGATGGCCTGCGGTGCGTCGTTGTGCAGCGCCGAAGCAAGGAACCCCCGAGCCGGCGTGGAGCCTGGCGACAACAGCCAGTTTTCACGTTGCGGGCCGTTGAACACCGAGCCATCGACCTGAGTGACCTTGATCTCGACCCCGGCCTTCTTCGCCTGTTGGGCAAACACCAGCGCCGCATTGACGCCAGGTCCCGGTGTGGTGGTCAGCTCTACCCGCAGATCGTTCTGCCCGGCCTGGCGCAACAGCGACCGCGCCTGTTCCAGGTCGAACGGACGCTGGGCAATGCTGTGGTTGTACGTCGGGTCATGGGGCGAATACAGGTCATTGGCGATCCGCCCGAAACCATTGAGCCCGCGCTCGACCAGCTCGCGACGGTCGGCTAGCAGACGAAATGCCTGGCGCACTCGCTGATCCTGAAACGGCGCCTTGGCCAGGTTCAGGTTGAATCCGGTAAACGAAGTACTCGGCGATGCGTACAACTTGAGTCGTGCGTCAGCCTTGAGCAGCGCGCTGTGCTCGGCCTGCACGCCGCTGGTGACATCGATTTGCCCGGCGCGCAGGGCCGCAGCGCGGGACACCTGATCCTTGAACTCGATGATTTCCAGCTCATCGGCATAGGGTTGACCGGGTTTGTAGTAGTTTTCGAAACGCTGGTAGAGCGAGCGCTGGCCGGGGATGAAACTTTTGAGTTTGTACGGCCCGGCACCGACCGGATTGGTGACCGGGTCGTAATCGGTCGGCACGATGCCGCCGAAACTGATCAGGGTTTCATCCAGCGGATAGAAGCTTTGACCCTCCTTGAAGCGAATCTCAATGGTGCGCTCGTCCAGTTTGCGCAAGGCGTTGCGGTCGATCGCCCCCACCAGGCCGGCAAATGGCGATGCCAGTTTCGGGTCCGTCAGGCGCAGGATCGAGAACAGCATATCGTCGGCGCCGATGCTCTTGCCGTGGTGAAACTCCATCCCCGGCTTGATGCGAATGGTCCAGGCGCTGGCATCGGCATTGGGCTCGGCAAACTCCGCCAGGGCCAGGCGCGTGCTGACGTCGGTGTTCCATTCCCAGAACTTGCTGTACAGCGCCCAACCGCGAATGATCCCGCCACCCACCGGTTTGTGCGCATCGAGGTTGCCCGATTGATCGCCGTCGATAATGCCGACCCGCAAGCGCCCGCCGTGCACCGGAGTGCTGGACAAGGCCGCTGTGCCACTGACTGCTGCTCCACTGTCGCAACCGCTGAGCAGGCTGCTGCCAAGTATCAGGCCACCACCGACTGCCAGGCCGTTACCGAGAAACGTACGTCGGGAAAATCCCTCGTTCATGACTGAATCCTCAGGCCCGCTCGACCACGTTGCTGTGCTGCGCCACCGGCGTATCAGCCTGCAGGCGCGGCACGTCGAAACCGTGATCAAGGTCCAGCAACGGGAACAGCAGGTCCGCGACCCGATGCGCTTCATCGATCAGCGGAAAACTCGAGAGAATGAACGCTGACGTGCCTTGTGCTTCGTATTCACGAATCCGCGCGGCGACCTGCTCGGCGCTGCCCACCAGATAAGTGCCAGCGGCCGGGCCGAGGATGTTGAAGCCGAACAGGCTCGGGCCAAGCCAGACGTTGGGGTAGATCTCAAGATCCCTTGCCTTGGGCAGGCGACCTGCACGGACGGCGTCGACGTTGCGCTGGATTTGCGGGTCGTCGCTGTGGAAGCTGTCCAGGGTTACGCCGGGTGGCAGTTGCCGTTCGATGGCCGTGCGCGCGGTTTGCAGCGAGGTGCGCTGCAAGAGTTTTTCGGCGTGGGCCCAGGCTTCCTCTTCGGTCTCACGAACGATGATTTGCAGGCGCGTGCCGAAGGTCAACTCGCGGCCGATCTTCGCAGCCTCTGCCGCCACTTTGCGGAATTTCTCCCCGAGTTTCGGCGGGGTATTGGCGAAACTCAGGTAAACATCGAGCAACTGCACCGAATGGGCAACGCCGGGCTCCGAGGTGCCGGCCCCCCACAATGGAATGCCGGGTTTCTGTTTTGGCGGATGCCAACCGCCCAGTGGATGACTGGCAGCAGCCGGTGAGCGAGGGGCGAGCTTGACGTATTGGCCGTCATACCCCGACGTGTCGCCGGCATAGAAGTTCTGGAACGCGCGCCAGTATTCGAGACTGAAGTCATAACGCTCATCGTGAGGGTAATGCACGCCAAGGGTGGCCAGGCCGGCGTCGTTGCCGTTGACCACGTTGAACAACAGTCGACCGTTGGAGAATTGATCGAAAGTCAGCGCCCACTTGGCCAACACCGCTGGCGACAACTCGCCAGGGTGTTGCGCCACGAGAAAACGCAAACGCCGGGTGGCATCGATCAACGCGGCTGAAACGGCCAGGCTTTCGTTGGGGCTGGAGCCCAGCAACGAACCGTAATACCCCAGGCGATCACTGGCCACGGCCAGTTGTTTCAGATGCTCGAAATCAGTTTTCCAGCGCCCTTCGGGTTCCCACGGATAGGGTCCGTCAGGAGTCGTGAGGTACCAGAGAATTTTTACAGCCATGGTGGTATTCCTTGAGTTGTGTATCGACCTTCCGACCGCCATCGCTGGCAAGCCAGTTCCTACAGGACCTGTGGTCGTCGGGAATCCGGTCAATCAATCGCGGCGATCGATGGCGGGCACCAGGCCCAGTTCGCTGGCTTTTTCGTACAGGCCGCTCATTTTCCATTGCTGAGTCAGCACCCCCGGGCCGTAAGGACGGGAACCTCCCAGGGCATCGGCGAGCAATTGCAGTTGCGCGCCCTCCTCCAGCAACAGGATGAATTCAGCAGTGGCGCGCAAGCCTTGCTTGCCCCACACGGTGGACCCGCCATTGGCTTCCAGAATCGCCAGGTTGAAGGGGCTTTCGGCGATCTTTTCGAGAATGAAATCGACTTCCGGCTGACGTCGGTCGATGTACACCGGCAGCTCCCGGGCCAGCTGATAACGCTGCACCGGCACGTAGTGGAACGGCAGTGTGCGATGGGTTTGTGCCCAGGCGCCCAGGTACGGCGAATGCACATGGGACACGGTGGTGATGTCAGGGTGCTGCTGGAACAGTTTGGTGTAGCGCCCCAAGCCACCCTTGCCTTTGCCGTGGATCACCCGGCCTTCAAAGTCGGTGACCGTGGCTTGCAGTGGCTTGCGGTAGTTCCACGGCCCGCCGTAGTTCACCGACACCAGCAGCTCCTGGCCCGGTACGCGTTCGATGAAACCCACTGTGCCATTAGCCGTGATGGTGTTGGTTTCACGAAATACGGTGAAGGCTTCTTCAGCTTCGATCAGCACCTTGTCGATGAAGTCTTGCAGCTCTTGGCTGATCAGTTGTTCGTTGATTGGTTTTTCGTAGACGAGAGTGGTCATGGCAGTTCTCCGGATTCAGGCGCGGCGCTTGGCCAGCAGTTCATGGGCAGCTTGCAACGGGCGTGGGTCGACCCAGTCGGCGATGGAAAAATCGCGTTCCAGGAAGCCGTGCAGGTAAAGGAAATTCTTCTGGATATCGAGAAACTCAAGGCGCTGCACAGACAGGTCCGGCGCCAGCGTGGTGTGGAACTCACCGCGATAGGCCTCGGCCACCCCGGCGCTGTCGGCGCGGGTTTCCTCTTCGAGAATGGTGTTCAACGCTTCCCGATTGCCGGCCGCCCAATCGGCGGCACTGAGGGTTTGCGCGAGGAAGCGCACCACCAGGTCGAAATGGTTGTCGAGCAGGCTCTGATGAACAGTGATGGGACGCGGTGTGCCGTTGTTGATCCGATAACGCGGCTCAGCGATCAGGTCCAGGTCAATTCCCACCACCAACCCGAGACGCCGCGCCGCATCGGCAGCGGAAGCCCCCTTAACGTAGACCGCATCCACCTCGCCACGCACCAGGTAATCAAGCCCTGACCACAAACGCTGCAACCCTTCCTGCGGGTTCGCCGCGCGTTCCTGATCCTGCAACGCGACTTCCACCAGTTCGACATCGTCGAACCCCAGTCCGGCCAGGCTCAGCGCGCCTTTGTAACCGTGCAGGCTCATGGCCCGGGCGATGCTCCCCGGACGGGTTTCACCCCAGGCCGGCAGTGCCAGGCGCTTGCCCTTGAGATCTTGCGGATGACGAATGCCGGAGTCGGGCCGAACCAGGATGGTCTGCCATTCTTCGATCCAGGTCAGGCCGATCAGGCGACTCGGCGCGCCCGCAGCCCGCGCGGCCAATGCCGGGACGTTTCCGCCTTCGCGAAACAGCCCGGGCAGCTCGTGATCGTAGTGGTGATGACCCAGTTGACGGGCCTCCTGCAAGGTCGAAACCGGCAGGCCGTCGGCAGCGAACTCTTCGCTGAGCCAGCCGAGTTTGTAGGCGATTCCGGATGCCGTCGGCACCGGGCAACGGGTGAACCAGATCTGGTCGAGTTCAGCCGTGGTGTCGGGTCGGGTGTGTTTGGCAGCAAGCGTCATGGGCAGCTCCATCTGGGTTGGCAAGTGACTGTTGCCGGAGCTGTTGCAGCGCCCGTGCCAAGAAACGAAATCCTCGGTTTATGGGGCTTTGCGCCTGTACCCGGATGCCCGACTGCCTTCAATTGCTGGCCTGCCAGCAGCATTGCGCGGCGACTGCTGCTGATCGAGCAGGGGGCTGCTTCTACAGCAGCACCCGTGCCTCTCGCAGGCTGATAAACCCTGCGTCAAATACGCTCCAAAGCCCTTGGCGCAGAACTTGCTCAGCCCCTCTCAACGCCCGAAAAACTCCACCCCCAACAGGGTTTTGTGTGTTTTTTGAGGTTTGCATCAGATCAATTATCAGAGGTAGAGCAATGAGCAAGGTCGAACACAACCCCGCCGGGCAACTGATCCAAGAGCAGGCTCCGATCCGGTTGCTACAGAGCGAAGCTCAAGCCATCGCCGTGGCAAAGGAGATCGCCACGGAGATCGCCGAAATCGCCGCCGATGCCAGTCAGAACGGCCAACTGCCCCGGCGGCAGGCGCAGCTGCTGTCCGAAAGCGGCCTGACTGCGATCGGGGTGCCCAAGGCATTTGGCGGGCTGGGTGCCTCGGTGGAAACCATCGTCGAAACCGTGCGCATCATTTCCGTAGCCGACGGCGGCGTCGGTCAATTGCTGCAAATCCACAACGTCATGTTGCGAGGGATTTTCACCGGCTACTCCGACGAAATTCGTGACCGGCTGGTCCGCGATGTATTGGCCGGCAAACGTTTCGGCAACGCCTTGGCTGAAGTGGGTGGCAAGAACAAGTTCGCGCTCAAGACGCGGGTTGAACGGCGTGCCGACGGCAAGCTGATCCTCAACGGCAGCAAGTTCTACTCCACCGGTTCCTACCTGGCCGAGTGGATTTCCCTGACAGCCGCCAGCGATGACGGTGGCGCCGGCGTATTGCTCAATCGCAACACGCCAGGCTTGACCCTGGTGGATGACTGGGAAGCCTTCGGCCAGAAAAACTCGGTCAGCGGCACAGTGATCTTCGACAACATCGAACTCGACGAAGGCTTCGTCTCCCATCGCAAGGGACCGATGAAGCGCACAGGCCTGACCTTCCCGCAGATTCTTCATGCCGCCATCGACACCGGCATTGCCGAAGGCGCGCTGTCTGCTGCGGTGGACTACCTCAACCACAACGCCCGCCCCTGGGTGGAAAGCGGTGTCGACCAGGCCAATCAGGAGCCGCACATCATCAAACAGATCGGCGAATACGCTGTGGCCTTGCGTGGGGCCCAATCACTGCTTCGAAACGCTGCGCAGGTGTTCGACCAGCACGAACTGGACCCGGACAACAAAGCGCTCCAAGACGAGCTGATTCTCTCGGTGGCCACCGCCCGCGCCCACTCTGACGCGGCCTCGCTGAAAATCTCCAGTGACATCTTCTCCCTGCTCGGTGCCAGTTCATCACTGACCAAGTGGAACCTTGACCGCTTCTGGCGCAATGCCCGGGTCCATACCACACACGACCCGATCCGCTGGCGCCTGCATCACGTCGGTAACTACTACCTCAATGGCGTCGATCCGGGCGAATACACCGCGATCCTCAATGCCAAGGAGAAACAGGGTGCCACCAGCCCGGCACAGGTCTGACGGCCCCATCGCCGGCAAGCCGGCTCCTACAAGGGCAAGGTGCAGCACGTGGTTTTTCGTAGGAGCTGGCTTGCCAGCGATGGCGCCCTTGAAACCGCCGCCCACAGAACCGGATTCGCAACGGTGGGCCCTGTTCTCAAGGACAAAAAATCCCTTTGAATGAGCTATTCATGATCGAAAAACACCCTCTCCTGCGCTGCCTGGCGATTTATCGGGAAATGCCCTGGCGCTTCGCCCTGGTGGCGGTGCTGTTCATTGCAGCGAACCTTGGGCTGGTCTGGCAACAATGGCTGATCGGACACGCGGTGAACGATGTCAGCGCCGGCCGCGCGGTGATCCGGCAAGTCGATGGCAGCCTGGACGCCAGCCTTGGCTGGTACTGGTTATGGCTGATGCTCGCGGTGGCCCTGGGCCGTGGCGTGTTGCAATACGCCGCGAGCGTGTTGTCGCTGGTGCTCAGCCAGGAACTGCTGACGCGCCTGCGAGAACGTATCCTGCAACAGGTACAAACACTGCACCTGGGCTACCACTGGCAACACGGCATGGGGGAAATGATCACTCGCACCACCCGTGATGCCGACAAGGTTCGCGATGCCCTGATCAGCTTCTGGCGGCAGGTGGTGGAAACGCCGCTGGTGGTACTGGCAACCGTCGGCTTGCTGAGTTGGTACAACCCGCTGCTGGGGCTGGTTCCACTCTTGCTGACTGTGTTCGGCCTATGGATCTTTGTGCGTCAGACCGAACGTCTGGTCAGCCTCGACCGAGCCGTTGGCCAAGCCTACGACCGGGTCAACCAGGACCTCAGCGAAGGTATTGGCGGCGTGCGGGTGATCAAGTCGTTTGGCCTGGAACACCACCGCATCCAGCGTTTCGCCACGCAAGTGGCGGTGTTCGCCGACTACGCCCGTCACGCCCTCGCCTACTCCAGTTCGCGGATACCGCTGCCCCAGGCTGTCGTCGCATTGGGGCATGTGTGGATTCTGGTTTACGGCGCCCACCTGGTGGCAATCGAGCGGCTGGGCATCGGCGAGCTGGTCACCTCGCTGCTGATTGCCACCACCCTGGTATTTCGCATCGAGGGCATCGGCCGCGTCATGCAGACGTTCGCTGACGCGCGCTCCAGTGCCGAGCGGATCTGGCAACTGCTGGATGAGCCGGCCGCCATCCGCAGCGGCAATGCCAGCCTGCCCGACACGCCGCTGGGATTGAAACTCGAGCATGTCTGCGTCAGCGCTCCCGGCGGCGGCCTGGATATCCTGCAGGACTGTTCGCTGACGCTGTGCCCGGGCGAAATCGTCGCGCTGGTCGGCGCGACCGGCACCGGCAAAAGCCTGTTGGCCAGCCTGTTGCCACGCCTGAGCGAAATCAGCTCCGGGCGCCTGTCGTTGGGCTCGGACAGCGCCGGTTGGCAGGACATTCGTCAGTTGAAGCTGGACGAACTCAGACGGCGGGTTCACGTGGTCCCCCAGGAAAGCTTTCTGTTTTCCGACACCCTCGCGGCCAATCTGCGCCTGACTGCACCGCACGCCAGCGATCAACAATTGCATCACGGTCTGCGCCTGGCCGCCGCAGAAGATGTACTCGAACGCCTGCCCCAAGGATTGGCCACACCGCTGGGCGATCGTGGCGTGACGCTCTCTGGCGGCCAGCGCCAGCGCCTGAGCCTGGCCCGGGCTCTGCTCGGCGAGCCGGACATCCTGTGCCTGGACGATGCCACCAGCGCGCTGGATGCGATCAGCGAACGCCAGGTGCTGAACAACATTCGCCAACTGCGTCGTGAACAGGGCCGTGCCACCACCTTGCTGGTGATATCCAGCAAGCTCTCGACCATCCTCCTGGCGGACCGCGTGCTGATGCTCCAGGACGGCCGGATCGCCGCCAGCGGAACCCATGCCGAACTGTTGAAAACCTCTCCTGACTATCGCGACCTGCTAGGGATCGACCATGGCTAATCCAATCGCCGGCAAAGCCTTGAGCGATATCGAAATTGAAGAAATGCTGGCCAAAAAGGCCCTCGACCGCAGCATGTTCAGTCGGCTGTTGCCGTTGTTGAAACCGATTCGCCGGCACATTCTTGGGGTCATCGGCATTGAGCTTTTGCTGGTATTCACTGTGTTCCTGCGCCCTTGGTTCGTCCGTGAACTGCTCGACCGCGGGCTGATTCAACAGAGCGATCACTGGTTGCTCGATGAGCGCCTGGTACTCTGGCTCGGCCTGGGATTGGCGGCCAGTTGGCTTGGGCGTTTCCTGCTCGCCGGGGTCTCGCAGTTCGTGGCCGGCAGTGCGGCGATCCGGGTGTTGAATGACCTGCGGGTGCGAGTGTTTGCACATGTCCAGAGCTTGAGCGTCAGTTATTTCGACCGGACCAAGGCTGGACGGATCATTTCCCGAGTCGACCGTGATGTCGATGCCCTTGAACCGCTGTTGATTCAGGGGCCACCGGAGTTGCTGGGCGCGCTGCTGCGCTGCGGGCTGGCCTCGGTGATGCTGTGGCGAATCGATCCGCGATTTTTTCTCAGCCTCGCTGCGACGGTGCCGTTGCTGGTGCTGGCGACCTGGAGTTTCAAACGCATCTCCCAGCGCAACTGGGCCAGGGTCGCCGAGAACCGCAGCCGCTTCACCGCGCATCTGGTGGAGAGCGTCAGCGGCGCGCGCATGTTGCAGCAGTGTGCGCAACAGGCACCGAACCTGCGGCGCTATCGCGGCCTGCTGGATGACTTCAATCAGGCGCTGATCCGCGGCAGCCTGCGGTCTGGCTGGTTCGCTCCATTTACCGCGCTGCTCAGCTCGGCCGGCATGGCAGTGCTGTTGCTGGTGGGCGCGTACGGTCTGGCGCAGGTGGATGTGACTGTGGGCCAGATCGCGGAGAGTCTGTTTTATGTATTCCTGTTCCTCGGGCCATTGCAGGAGCTATCGGACCTGTTCGAGCGCTACGCCACCGGTTCGGCTTCGGCGCAACGAATCTTCCTGTTGCTCGACACTCGTGCGCAAATCAACGACAGCGCCACACCGCACCGCGTGGGCAGAGCCCGCGGCGAAGTGAGCTTTGAACAGGCGCGCTTCAGCTACGATGCCAACAGTTCGACGCCGGTGATCAACGACCTTGACCTGCACATTCCTGCCGGTGAAGTGCTGGCGATTGTCGGCCCCTCGGGCCATGGCAAAAGCACGCTGGTGCAGTTGCTGACACGCTTCTACGAGGTGCAATCGGGAGCTGTCAGGCTGGACGGCATTGATGTTCGCAACCTGACCCAGCATGAACTGCGGCGCAATGTCGGCGTGGTCCTGCAGGACAATGTGTTGTTCAGCGGCAGTATTCTCGACAACCTGCGCCTGGCCTCTCCCCACGCCGATGACGCGAGCCTGATTGCGGCGGCCCGGGAGTTGGGTGCGGACGAGGTGCTGGAGCGCCTGCCGCACCAATACCAGACCGAAGTCGGACCACTGGGCGGGCACCTGAGCCATGGCCAGCGACAATTGGTCTGCCTGGTGCGCGCCTACCTCGCGGACCCTGCGGTACTGGTGCTGGACGAAGCGACCTCGGCCGTCGACATCCATACCGAGCGCCGCATCCAGCGGGCGTTTCGCCGGCTTTGCGAAGGTCGCACGGCCATCATCATCGCCCATCGCCTGGCAACCATCCGCGATGCCGATCGCATTGCGGTCATCCGCCACGGTCGCCTGGTCGAACAAGGCCATCACCGCCAATTGATCGATCAGGGTGGCGCTTATGCGGCGCTGTACCAGACCTACCTGCGCAGTGCCGAAGCAGGTGCCTCGATTGACGACATCGTCGCCACAGCACCCGCGTAATCAAGACCGCTATCGCCGGCAAGCCGGCTCCTACAGAATCCCGGACAACACCCCCCCCTGTAGGAGCTGGCTTGCCAGCGATGGCAATCTCCAGAACACCATCAAAACCCACCTGCTGCACCCCGAACAACCATTGCTGACGGACTGCTGCTACAGAAGCAGCCCGAACCTCCCCCCTCACTCCTTCCTCGTCAAACCCCCGGCCCTGCTGGCCAAAACCCGGCGTGCCGAGCATGGCATGTCCGTTGCAATCCCCCTGACAAGACAGCCTCGCACCTGCGCGACCTAGCGCGTACTTGAATCAGGAGCAACCCATGAGCACTGAGTTTTTCTGGCGCCTGCCACTGGGCACCGACGGCCCGCAACTGACCACCGACAAACACAACCGCGGTAATCCGCACTATCGCCCGGGCAACATCGCCCCGGGACGACTGCCCAATGGCGAACCGGACGACTTCACCTACATCGACTACATCGCCCAGGTCGCGAAAGCCGCAGAACTGGCAGGTTTCGAAGGCGCCTTGTTGCCCACCGGCCCGGAGCCATGGATTGCCGCAGCCGCCCTGGCCCGGGAAACCCGCCGCATCAAATTCCTGATCGCGTTCCAGGCGACCTGGACCCTGCCGGCCTACGCGGCGCAACAAGCGGCGATCCTGCAGAACCTCAGCCGCGGTCGCCTGGAATGGAACATCATCACCGGTGGCAATCCGGCCAGCCAGCGGGCCAACGGCGACTTCCTCGAACACGATTTGCGCTACAAACGCACAGGTGAGTTCCTCGACATCATCCAGGGGCTTTGGCAAAACGAACGCTTCTCCTACGAAGGCGATATCTACCAACTGGAGAACGGTGCCCTGCCCCACGGCCTGCAAAACGAGCGCAAGCCCGGGGTGTACTTCTCCGGATTCTCCGACGCCGCCCTTGATGTAGCCGCCAGACACGCCGACGTCTACCTGAACTGGGCCGAGCCCATCGACAAGCTCAAGCCGCATATCGATCGGGTACGTGAACTGGCGGACAAGCAGGGACGCAGCGTGCGCTTTGGTCTGCGTGTCGACCTGTTCGCCCGGGAAACCGAAGAGCTGGCGTGGAAAGACTTGCGTCGTCAGTTCGACAAACTCGAAGGCAAGAGCAGCGTGGTCGCCAAGGGCTTCACCAGCGGCTCCGACTCGGTAGGTGGCGCACGGCAAACCGCCTACCACCAGAACATCGACCGCTTCGACGACCTGATCATCGGCCCGAACCTGTGGGCCGGCTTCGCCAAAGCCAAACCGGGGCCAACCGTGGGCCTGGTGGGCAGCCACCAGAACATTGCCGAACGCCTGGTGGAGTACCGCGATGCCGGTTTCTCGACCTTCATCCTGGCAGGCAATCCTCACCTGGAAGAAGCCCTGCGTATCGGCCAGGAGGTACTGCCACTGGTGCACCAACGTCCTGCCGTACAACCGGCAACTCACTTGAAGGCCAGCGCCTGAGCGCTGCGGGAGAATCATTGATGACTCAACCTCTGGACACCCTTTGGTACACCCGCTGCCCGGTCCCCACCGGGCTAGGCATCGCCGTGCAAAAAG includes these proteins:
- a CDS encoding ABC transporter permease is translated as MTDSRFSRWQPWLAQPQTRKGALITLAVVLLALLGPWLAPHSPTEMVGSVYGAPVGVALLGYDFLGHDVLSRLLSGGVSVLWMSVAAASIALLAGSTLGLLAGFSRRRLDQMITWLADVSLAFPDLILVLLIVSMLGRAPWLIVLTVSIAFTPGVIRLARGSAVAVAGQEFVEAAQMMGYSRRRILFKEILPNILTPLLVHFGNMLTWGVGMLSGLSFLGYGVAPPTADWGLMINENQAGLLVQPWAVLAPAILIGIFAYGTNILAEGVGRSSSRIGEKQP
- a CDS encoding ABC transporter permease, with translation MPDPSCKPPRTPAWLSWFIGRLGYGLLTAWVISLVVFIATQALPSDPARVILGPDAPLESILTLQRQLGLDRPILEQYLRWLGHALSGELGVSLDSNAPVGGILFGRFGYTLALLAGVIAVVVPAALLLGVSLALRRDSRLDRWSLSLLIFLKATPGFLLAIGLVLLFSMPHMDVLPAVSIFDPDKSLLRQLQFLVLPVLALSLSALPYLTRMVRASMIEALESDYVVAARLRGIAEWRIVWHHTLPNALIPAIQGVALTLRTLIGGALLAEVIFSYPGIGTSLNSAIQMRDLPMVQAIVLSITLGVVLINLLADLLTVLLTPKLRTARRVTMIRRNRRGIQPWWRRSQPKAP
- a CDS encoding ABC transporter substrate-binding protein, whose amino-acid sequence is MNEGFSRRTFLGNGLAVGGGLILGSSLLSGCDSGAAVSGTAALSSTPVHGGRLRVGIIDGDQSGNLDAHKPVGGGIIRGWALYSKFWEWNTDVSTRLALAEFAEPNADASAWTIRIKPGMEFHHGKSIGADDMLFSILRLTDPKLASPFAGLVGAIDRNALRKLDERTIEIRFKEGQSFYPLDETLISFGGIVPTDYDPVTNPVGAGPYKLKSFIPGQRSLYQRFENYYKPGQPYADELEIIEFKDQVSRAAALRAGQIDVTSGVQAEHSALLKADARLKLYASPSTSFTGFNLNLAKAPFQDQRVRQAFRLLADRRELVERGLNGFGRIANDLYSPHDPTYNHSIAQRPFDLEQARSLLRQAGQNDLRVELTTTPGPGVNAALVFAQQAKKAGVEIKVTQVDGSVFNGPQRENWLLSPGSTPARGFLASALHNDAPQAIYNRSNFHDERFSSLYRQALAQPDLEQRRVLVHEAQGIQHDRGGLLIWGFNDVLDAASVRVGGLAPEQTTFASWRFDEMWVNHA
- a CDS encoding LLM class flavin-dependent oxidoreductase — encoded protein: MAVKILWYLTTPDGPYPWEPEGRWKTDFEHLKQLAVASDRLGYYGSLLGSSPNESLAVSAALIDATRRLRFLVAQHPGELSPAVLAKWALTFDQFSNGRLLFNVVNGNDAGLATLGVHYPHDERYDFSLEYWRAFQNFYAGDTSGYDGQYVKLAPRSPAAASHPLGGWHPPKQKPGIPLWGAGTSEPGVAHSVQLLDVYLSFANTPPKLGEKFRKVAAEAAKIGRELTFGTRLQIIVRETEEEAWAHAEKLLQRTSLQTARTAIERQLPPGVTLDSFHSDDPQIQRNVDAVRAGRLPKARDLEIYPNVWLGPSLFGFNILGPAAGTYLVGSAEQVAARIREYEAQGTSAFILSSFPLIDEAHRVADLLFPLLDLDHGFDVPRLQADTPVAQHSNVVERA
- a CDS encoding class II aldolase/adducin family protein, which gives rise to MTTLVYEKPINEQLISQELQDFIDKVLIEAEEAFTVFRETNTITANGTVGFIERVPGQELLVSVNYGGPWNYRKPLQATVTDFEGRVIHGKGKGGLGRYTKLFQQHPDITTVSHVHSPYLGAWAQTHRTLPFHYVPVQRYQLARELPVYIDRRQPEVDFILEKIAESPFNLAILEANGGSTVWGKQGLRATAEFILLLEEGAQLQLLADALGGSRPYGPGVLTQQWKMSGLYEKASELGLVPAIDRRD